The nucleotide sequence GTCCGCGCCCCAACCGTCGGTCGCGGCGGCGATGATTTCGGGCAGTGATTCATTCGCGATATTGACCGGCGTGATGGCACCGAGCGTGGCGGCGAGGTCGAGTTTGGGTTGAGCGACGTCGGTGATGAACACCCGGCTGCAACCGGCGGCGAGGGCGCTGAGCGCGGTGACGAGTCCAATGGTGCCGGCGCCGAGGACGACCGCGACATCGCCGGGTTTGACGCGGGCCTTGGTGGCGGCGTGCATGCCGACGGCGAGGGGTTCGACGAGAGCGGCTTCGCCGAGCGAGACGGCGTCGGGGACTTTGAAGGTAAACTGGGCGGGATGCACGACGCTCGGGCGTAGCACGCCGTGGATCGGAGGGGTGGCCCAAAAGCGCACATCGGGATCGAGATTGTAGAGGCCGAGTTGGGTGGCACGGCCGAGAGGATTGGGAATCCCGGGTTCCATGCACACGCGATCGCCAACCGCGAGGTGAGTGACATTGGGGCCGGTTTCGGCGACGACACCCGCGGCTTCGTGGCCGAGAATCATGGGAGCCTCGACGACGAACGGTCCGATGCGTCCGTGCGTGTAGTAGTGGAGATCACTGCCGCAAATACCGACGGTTTTGATGGCGATGCGCACATCGTCGGGACCGAGGGTTTCGGCGATGTCGAAGTCGCGGAGGGAGAGAATATCCTGACGTTCGAGAACGAGTGCTTTCATAAAGGAAATTGGAGTTTAACCACAGATGGGCACAGATAAACACGGATCAACTCCGGTGAAGCGGCTGAATTTCAATCTGGGCTTATCTGGGTCCATCTGTGGTTGAAAAATGCGGTGTCACTGGGTGACCTTGAGCCAGCCACCGTCGACGTAGTAGGTGGAACCGACGCAGTAGCTCGCTTTGGGCGAACAGAGGAAGACGAAGAAGTTGGCGACCTCTTCGGGCGAGGCGAAGCGCTTGATGGGGGTGTTGTCCTCGGCGATTTGGTTGAGGTAGTCGTCGGCGGTGCGGTCGGTGCCCTCGGTGAGGATGCCGGCGGTCTTGCGCCAATCGGGGGTGAGGACGAGGCCGGGGTTGATGGTGTTCACGCGAATGTCGTCGGGAATGAGTTCGTTGGCGAGGCACTTGGAGAACATCACCAAGGCCGACTTGGTGGTATTGTAGATCGGCTCGTAGTAGAGCGGTTGCGTCGCGCAGATGGAGGCGTTGTTGATGATCGCGCCGCCGCCGCGAGTTTTCATGGTGGGGGCGAGGGCGCGGGAGAGACGCACGGCGGCCATGACGTGCAGGTCCCAGTAATACTGCCACTTGTCGTCGGGCGCGGTAAGGATCTTTTCCTCGGAGCCGGTGCCGGCGTTGTTGATGAGGATGTCGATGCCGTCCCATGCGGAGGTGAGCGCGGTGACGAGATGATTGATGTCGGCGGCTTGGGCCACGTCGGCTGGGAGGGCGAGCGTTTCGACGCCGTGTGTTTGCGCGATGGCGTCGGCGGCGGCCTGGGCGCGATCACCATTGCGGGCGCAAATGGCGATGTGCACGCCCTCGGCGGCGAGAGCATGTGCGACGGCGAGGCCAATGCCCACGCTGCCGCCCGTGATGAGGGCGCGTTTTCCGGAAAGTGCTAGGTCCATGGGGTAGGAGGAGGATGAAGTGTGTGTTTAACTGATGGTATGGCTTGGGCGAAGCCTGGGACCGGCCGGAATTGTTGAACGTCAGCCGAAGAGTCGCGTGAAGTTGGTGGCGACAGTGTCCTCCAATTCGGCGACGGGGATCTGGCGCAGTTCGGCCAGATAATCGTAAGCGAGCCGCAGGTTGGCGGGGTGGTTGGACCAGGTGGGCGGCGGTGGTGGGTCGAGCAGGTAAGGACCTGCGGAGGCGGGCGGCGGGGTGGCCGGGGCGTCGGTCTCGACCAGCAAGCGATCGGCGGGAATGGCGCGGAACGCCGCATGTTGGCGTTTTCGGCGCGGATCGAGGAAGGAGGTGTTGAAAGAAAAGTAGGCCCCCAATTCCACGAATTCGGGCACCATTTCGGCGGAGCCGCTGTAGGCGTGAAGCAAGAAACCCCGGGCAGGGCGGGCGGATTGCTTCAGCACATCCAGGAGTGTGCCGACGGCGCGCACGCAATGGATGCTGGCGGGGCGGTCGTGGGCCGCCGCCCAGTTGAACTGCCATTGGAACACGGCGCATTGCTCATCCATGGGCGCGCGTCGGGCTTGGCCCGGCGATGGTTCCCGGTCGAGCATGGCTTGATCGATGCCGATCTCGCCGACGGCGGCGCGAGGATCGCTCTCGAGACGGGCCGTGAATTTGGCCTGCCAGTCGGAGGGACGGATACCGCAGTCCCACGGATGAATACCGTAGCTCGGGCGCACCCAATCAAAACGCTGCGCGAGCGCGGCGACATCGTCCCAATCGTCGTCGGGATGCGTGCCATTGGCTACAATGCCGCCGAGATTGATCGCCGTTAGCTCGGGCAGAACGGCTTCGAGATAAGGCGCGAATTCGGCGAAATGGAGATGATTGTGCGCGTCGTAGAGCATCGGCCGGTTTACATCCAGCCGCGGGCGAGCGCAGCGATGCGTTGGCGCACGGCGGCGAGACCGTTTTGGCGGGTGGGGGAAAGGTCGCGGGTCACACCCAATTCCTCCAGCACTGCCGAGGCGGTCGAGGCGGCGTCGGCTGGGGCGACGCCGTCGTAGGACTTGCACAGCAATGCCACCAGACCGCGCACCATGGGCGAGTCACAATCGGAGCGAAAGCGGCACACGCCCTCGGTGTATTCACCTATCAACCACACGCGGGACGTGCAGCCGGGCACGAGATGGGTCTCGTTGCGTTCATCCTCGGAGAAGGTGGGCTGGGTGCGGGCGGCGTCGACGATGGCGCCGAGGCGTTCCTGGCGATTTTCGATGAAACCGTAGTCTTCGATGAGTTGGTGTTGGAGATCGCGGACGGTCATGGGAGGAGGCCAAGTCGGGAATCGAGACGGGCGCATCCAACCTGTCGCGATTGATGACGGCGTCAAAACGGATCGGCCGCCGGACTTGCTTCCGGCGAGAGCGGCTCGCATGTTCCGAGGCGATGCTTGGGTGTCGAAGTGCGGTTATTTTATCGGGATTGCTCGTGATGAGCGGGTTGAGTCGTGGCCAGAATGTGGCCACGGATCCGGCGTTGCCGCCCTTGATGGGAACGGCGGAAGCGCCCGGCGATCCGGTTCCCGGTTTCGCGCGGGAAGGGGCGGCGCGACGCGCCTTGGAAATGGGGTTTCCGAGTGTGGCCACACGGCTTTATGCGGAGTTGGTCGCGGCCGCGACAGATCCGGTCGAGCGCGACCGACTCATTCTGGACGGGGTGATGGCGCTTTTTGAGGCCGATCGCATCGATGAGGCGGCGACGGCGATGTTGGATTTGTCGGTGCCAAACGGGCCGCGTTCGCGCTTGCGGCGCGGATTGATTGCGATGGCGCGAGGGGATGTGGCCGGGGCGGATGCGGCCCTGGTGCCGGGGATGGCGGCGACGTTGCCGGTCAATGAGCGGGCGTGGTTTCACTATCTGGTGGGGGCGATCGCCGGTGCCCGGGATGAGCCACAGTTGGCGCGTCGAGCCTACGCAAATGCGATCGCGGCGGCGACCTCGGGATTGCAGCGAGCCCGGTTTGAGTTGGCCGATCTGCGTTCGAGCTGGCACGTCAGTCAGCCGACGCCCGAACAGGCATCGCGACTCCTGCGACGTTGGCAGGAATACGAAGGTGAGCAGATCGGTTACGACTCGGCCAAGCGCTATGCGGCGGTGGTGGCGGCGCTCGGTGACAAGGCGACGGCGATTTCATTTCTACAAAACCAAATTCTGGTGCTGAGAGGTGGCCAAGTGGCGCAACGGGACGATTTTCGGTTGCTGCTCGGGTTGATCGCCGGAGCCGATAACGACATGGGGCGCAATGCCTTGCTGCGCCTGCTGGCCGAAGGGGCGGGGCGGGAAAAACAACGCATCGCGCTGCGAATGTTGGTGGAAGGTTCGAGTGACGACGCGCAGCGTGCGAACTTACGGAATGAAATCAGCCAGTTGCTGGCGGAAACCGAGGCACACCCGATCGAGCAGGACTTGTTGCTGTTTCGCGCCCAGTTGACCCCGGACACCACGGCGGCGACGCGCGATGCCCTGAGTTTGTTGGAGCGGTTCCCGGCCTCGGATTTGCGGCCGACGGCGCTGAGTATTCTGGTGGGGGCGGCGTGGGATTCGGGGCGTTATCGCACGGCGGCGGGATATGCCGCCCAGGCGCGGCGGGAGCTCCCGGCCGGGGAACGCGAAGTGCGCGCGCAGATGGGACTGTTGCAAGCGGAGGCATTTTTTCGCGGCGACGATTTTCGCAGCGCGGCCGACGCCTACGCGGCGGCGCTGGACGAACTGCCGTCCGGGGTGGCGGCCGGGGATGTGGTTTTCCAGGAGGTGCTGGCTCGGATTGCAGATAATCAACTGACGGCGGCGGCGACACGGATCGATCTATTGGCAACGGATCCGCGTTTCGATGTGATCAACCGCTGGCAGGCGGAGTGGAATCTGGCGAGGGCGATGCAGGCGCAAGGGCGGGCAGCGGACGCCTACGACCGGGTCAATCAGTTGATGGCGGAATTGGGGGCGGGACGCGCCGTCATCCCGGACGCGCTCGCGGTGCGGATCGCGTGGTTGCAGGCCCGACTGGCCTTGGAGGCGGGGGAGCCGGAGCAGACTTTGACGCGGGCACCGGAAGTGCGCCGACGGGTCGGGTCGGTTTCGCCGGAACTGCGCGAGGAAGTCCTATCGTCGATGCAGTTGTTGGAAGCCGAGGCGTATTTCGCGCTGGGGCGCCATGATGAGGCGCTCAGCACTCTGCAGGCGTTGCGCGCCGAGCATGCCAACACGGAGGCGGCGGTTTATTCCTACATCGCGGAAGCCAATGCGCAGGCGGCGCAAGGGCTGCTGGTGGAGGCCCAGCGTTTGTTGACCGAGTTGGTCAGCACGTATCGAGATAATCGTTACGCACCGTTTGCGCTCTATCAATCGGCGCTCATGGCCGAGGGCCGGCGGGAGGATATTTACCTGCGCGAGGCGATTGAGAAGATTGAGGAATTGGTGACGCGGTATCCGCAGAGCGACCTGGTGTTTTATGCGCGATTCAAACAGGGTGATCTGTTGCGGAAACTCAATGAATGGGGCTCGGCCCGCCAGGCCTACGAGTTGATCATCAATCAATATCCGCAGCACGAGGATGTGCGCGCCGCCCAAATGGCACTGGCCGACACCATGAAGGCGCAGGCGGGCGTAAACGACCGTTCGCTCAAGGACAGTGCGGCGGCGATTTACGAGCGATTGCGGGACTTGGCGACCGCGCCGATGGAGTTGCGGATCGAGGCCGGGTTCAAGTCCGGTCACCTGCTCTCGGAACGAGGCCGGTGGGAACGAGCGGCCGAGACCTGGTGGCAAGTCGTGGATGAATTTTTGTTGGAAAACAACGATCCGGCGGCACTGGGCACCCGCGGCCGCTATTGGTTGGCGCGGACGTTGCGCTACCTGGGGGAATTGTTTGAGCGTCAGGGACGGTGGGAAGAGGCGCGTCGGTCGTATGCCGTCATGCGGGATAGGGGACTTTCGCAAGCGGGCTGGGCGGAGGCGCAACTCGAACGCCTCGGGGTGCGCGGCACGGTGGAAACCACGACGGGTCGTTGACGCATGACGTCGGATCCCCTCTAACCGGAAGCTTCCATGGGCGATTTTGAATTCAGTTTATTGGCGCGGGGCGGTCCGATGATGATCGTGTTGCTCGTCATGGCGGTGGTGGGGCTGGTGTTGTTTGTGGAGCGCACGCTTTACCTGCATCGGGGGCAGATTCGCTCCACGGCTTTTGTGGACGGGATCAAAAACATCCTTGGGAAGCGGCGGGTGCTGGAAGCGCTCACGGTGTGTGAAGAGACCCCCGGTCCGGTGGCGGCCGTGGTCAAGGCCGCCCTGATGCACGTCCACGATGACGAGTTGAAAATGCGTTTCGCGGTGCAGGAAGCCGGGGTGGTGGAGATTCCCGCCCTGGAACGACGACTGGGGGCGATCGCCGCGATCGCGCAGGTGGCCCCGTTGGTGGGTTTGCTGGGCACGGTGCTGGGAATGGCGACGACGTTTTATACCTTCATGACGGGAGGAACCGAATACGCCACGGCCAGTGCGCTCTCGGATGGCATGTGGCAGGCGCTGCTGGTGACCATTGGCAGCCTGACCATTGCCATCCCGGCCCATCTGGGATACCACTTTCTCCACGGTCGCGTGCGGGCGATCGTGCGCGACATCGAATGGGCGGGCAACGAGATCATGCGGTATCTCCAAACTGAATACCGCGAAACCGGCGAGGCCGAAGGGAATGCCCGTCCCGCCCCGGAAACGGACCTCGAATCATGATCACGCGACCGTTGGATTTGGCCTCCCGGCTGCGGCCGCCCCCGCGGTCGATGGACGCCGTGTTTTACGCCAACGTTGTGCTGTTGGGATTGTTTTTCGCCTTCTTCGGCTCGCGGTTTGTGCTTTCACCCGGAGTGGCGCTGTTGCAGACGGATTTCGCCATGCCGGCATCGATGGATGCCACCGTCGCGGCCGTGAGCACCACGGCGGTAATCAGTGTGCTGGGGCCGGACATGGTGTTCACCGATGCGGGCCGGATGACCTATGCCGAACTGGCGCTATGGTTGCCCGGACAGGTGGCGCGGGGCGGGGAGGCGGAGTCCCGGTTACTGGTGCGGGCGGATGCGCGAGTTTCGGCCCGCGATCTGATGCGACTGTCGGACCTCGCCCGTGGGGCGGGTTTTTCCGGCGTGCAGTTGGCCTTGGAGAGCAAGCCAGCGAATGCATTTGGTCCGAACCCTTGAATGATGGCGGGGCGCAAACGAAAGTTTCCCTGGGCGGTGGTCTCCCTCTTGGCCGGGACGTTGATCCTGGCGGTGGTATTGGGAGTCAGAAGCCCCCACGTGGAACTGGGGGCGGTGGCGGGCGCACCACCCCATGCGCCGGTGGCACTGGCGGATATGCCGACCGAGGAGGGGAGCGATATCATGCGGGCGGAGTTTGCACTGCAGGACCCCACGCCGCTGTTCCTTCCCACAGAGTGGAACAGCG is from Synoicihabitans lomoniglobus and encodes:
- a CDS encoding SDR family NAD(P)-dependent oxidoreductase; the protein is MDLALSGKRALITGGSVGIGLAVAHALAAEGVHIAICARNGDRAQAAADAIAQTHGVETLALPADVAQAADINHLVTALTSAWDGIDILINNAGTGSEEKILTAPDDKWQYYWDLHVMAAVRLSRALAPTMKTRGGGAIINNASICATQPLYYEPIYNTTKSALVMFSKCLANELIPDDIRVNTINPGLVLTPDWRKTAGILTEGTDRTADDYLNQIAEDNTPIKRFASPEEVANFFVFLCSPKASYCVGSTYYVDGGWLKVTQ
- a CDS encoding SufE family protein, which encodes MTVRDLQHQLIEDYGFIENRQERLGAIVDAARTQPTFSEDERNETHLVPGCTSRVWLIGEYTEGVCRFRSDCDSPMVRGLVALLCKSYDGVAPADAASTASAVLEELGVTRDLSPTRQNGLAAVRQRIAALARGWM
- a CDS encoding NAD(P)-dependent alcohol dehydrogenase, with protein sequence MKALVLERQDILSLRDFDIAETLGPDDVRIAIKTVGICGSDLHYYTHGRIGPFVVEAPMILGHEAAGVVAETGPNVTHLAVGDRVCMEPGIPNPLGRATQLGLYNLDPDVRFWATPPIHGVLRPSVVHPAQFTFKVPDAVSLGEAALVEPLAVGMHAATKARVKPGDVAVVLGAGTIGLVTALSALAAGCSRVFITDVAQPKLDLAATLGAITPVNIANESLPEIIAAATDGWGADLVFEASGNARAAASVFETLCPGGCVVYIGMPGGPIPYDVVAAQIKEARVEHVFRYAHVFPRCLALMGSGQLNVKPLITETYAFADSIAAFDYAKAPAPTSVKVQIEI
- a CDS encoding ExbD/TolR family protein, with the protein product MITRPLDLASRLRPPPRSMDAVFYANVVLLGLFFAFFGSRFVLSPGVALLQTDFAMPASMDATVAAVSTTAVISVLGPDMVFTDAGRMTYAELALWLPGQVARGGEAESRLLVRADARVSARDLMRLSDLARGAGFSGVQLALESKPANAFGPNP
- a CDS encoding TatD family hydrolase, which gives rise to MLYDAHNHLHFAEFAPYLEAVLPELTAINLGGIVANGTHPDDDWDDVAALAQRFDWVRPSYGIHPWDCGIRPSDWQAKFTARLESDPRAAVGEIGIDQAMLDREPSPGQARRAPMDEQCAVFQWQFNWAAAHDRPASIHCVRAVGTLLDVLKQSARPARGFLLHAYSGSAEMVPEFVELGAYFSFNTSFLDPRRKRQHAAFRAIPADRLLVETDAPATPPPASAGPYLLDPPPPPTWSNHPANLRLAYDYLAELRQIPVAELEDTVATNFTRLFG
- a CDS encoding tetratricopeptide repeat protein — translated: MSGLSRGQNVATDPALPPLMGTAEAPGDPVPGFAREGAARRALEMGFPSVATRLYAELVAAATDPVERDRLILDGVMALFEADRIDEAATAMLDLSVPNGPRSRLRRGLIAMARGDVAGADAALVPGMAATLPVNERAWFHYLVGAIAGARDEPQLARRAYANAIAAATSGLQRARFELADLRSSWHVSQPTPEQASRLLRRWQEYEGEQIGYDSAKRYAAVVAALGDKATAISFLQNQILVLRGGQVAQRDDFRLLLGLIAGADNDMGRNALLRLLAEGAGREKQRIALRMLVEGSSDDAQRANLRNEISQLLAETEAHPIEQDLLLFRAQLTPDTTAATRDALSLLERFPASDLRPTALSILVGAAWDSGRYRTAAGYAAQARRELPAGEREVRAQMGLLQAEAFFRGDDFRSAADAYAAALDELPSGVAAGDVVFQEVLARIADNQLTAAATRIDLLATDPRFDVINRWQAEWNLARAMQAQGRAADAYDRVNQLMAELGAGRAVIPDALAVRIAWLQARLALEAGEPEQTLTRAPEVRRRVGSVSPELREEVLSSMQLLEAEAYFALGRHDEALSTLQALRAEHANTEAAVYSYIAEANAQAAQGLLVEAQRLLTELVSTYRDNRYAPFALYQSALMAEGRREDIYLREAIEKIEELVTRYPQSDLVFYARFKQGDLLRKLNEWGSARQAYELIINQYPQHEDVRAAQMALADTMKAQAGVNDRSLKDSAAAIYERLRDLATAPMELRIEAGFKSGHLLSERGRWERAAETWWQVVDEFLLENNDPAALGTRGRYWLARTLRYLGELFERQGRWEEARRSYAVMRDRGLSQAGWAEAQLERLGVRGTVETTTGR
- a CDS encoding MotA/TolQ/ExbB proton channel family protein, whose protein sequence is MGDFEFSLLARGGPMMIVLLVMAVVGLVLFVERTLYLHRGQIRSTAFVDGIKNILGKRRVLEALTVCEETPGPVAAVVKAALMHVHDDELKMRFAVQEAGVVEIPALERRLGAIAAIAQVAPLVGLLGTVLGMATTFYTFMTGGTEYATASALSDGMWQALLVTIGSLTIAIPAHLGYHFLHGRVRAIVRDIEWAGNEIMRYLQTEYRETGEAEGNARPAPETDLES